The proteins below come from a single uncultured Dethiosulfovibrio sp. genomic window:
- a CDS encoding ABC transporter permease, protein MTTNDKAPEATKERKHGSLWYEAWVRFSRNKLAMIGLVMVLILLAIALFAPYIAPYDPFKQLIWTEGKAAKLAAPSMKHLMGTDLYGRDILSRVIFGARISLQIGVFATIVSLLIGIPLGAMAGFFGGKIDDAISWLINVVFAFPFFLFVLAIIAVFNNPSMMVVFVAIGLVTWVPVARITRAQFISLREREYVEAARALGIPTRRIIFAHILPNAVAPVIVQATLGLGSIIMVEAGLAFLGFGAQPPMPSWGLMISVGQKYLATGQWWWAIFPGMAIMYTVLAFNFVGDGLRDALDVRLKR, encoded by the coding sequence ATGACTACCAACGATAAAGCTCCAGAGGCAACCAAAGAGCGTAAGCACGGCAGTCTATGGTATGAGGCGTGGGTAAGATTCAGCCGAAATAAACTGGCCATGATAGGGCTGGTCATGGTGTTGATTCTCCTGGCGATAGCCCTTTTCGCCCCTTACATAGCTCCCTACGATCCCTTTAAACAGCTAATATGGACCGAAGGTAAGGCCGCTAAGCTGGCCGCTCCGTCGATGAAACACCTTATGGGAACCGATCTGTACGGCAGGGATATCCTCAGCAGGGTTATCTTTGGAGCCAGAATCTCCCTTCAGATAGGAGTCTTTGCCACCATAGTGTCCCTGTTGATAGGCATCCCCCTAGGGGCTATGGCGGGATTTTTTGGAGGTAAGATAGACGACGCTATCTCCTGGCTTATAAACGTCGTCTTCGCGTTTCCCTTCTTCCTTTTCGTCCTGGCGATTATAGCGGTGTTCAATAACCCCAGCATGATGGTGGTTTTCGTGGCTATCGGGCTGGTTACCTGGGTTCCTGTAGCGAGGATAACCAGGGCCCAATTTATCTCCCTCCGAGAAAGGGAGTACGTCGAGGCAGCCAGAGCGCTAGGTATACCTACCAGAAGGATTATCTTCGCCCACATACTCCCTAACGCAGTAGCCCCGGTAATAGTTCAAGCTACCTTAGGGCTGGGAAGCATCATCATGGTAGAGGCGGGGTTGGCCTTCCTGGGTTTTGGAGCTCAGCCCCCGATGCCCAGCTGGGGACTGATGATCTCCGTCGGCCAGAAATACCTGGCCACCGGCCAGTGGTGGTGGGCGATTTTCCCCGGTATGGCCATTATGTACACCGTTTTGGCCTTCAATTTCGTCGGAGACGGTCTTAGAGACGCTCTGGACGTCAGGCTGAAGAGGTAG
- a CDS encoding dipeptide ABC transporter ATP-binding protein, whose protein sequence is MSVSSREEFLRVEGLKKYFPIRKGIFKKVVNHVKAVDGVSFSIREGETLGVVGESGCGKSTTGRTLMHLLEPTAGSVYFQGKEIGQMLKEDPGKVRQNIQIIFQDPYGSLNPRMTVKEIVGEAVKLYGIAKGAKELDRYVTDVIVKAGLRPEHRFRHPHEFSGGQRQRIGIARALALNPKFIVCDEPVSALDVSIQSQVLNELRDLQQDLGLTYLFITHDLSVVKHISDRIAIMYLGKIVEITSKASMFSNPLHPYTKALMSAIPLPDPTIKVHRVELKGDIPSPIDPPEGCRFHTRCPYATDRCSVEEPLLKEVESDHQVACFLLDD, encoded by the coding sequence ATGAGCGTATCCAGTCGTGAAGAGTTTCTCCGAGTGGAGGGTCTGAAAAAATATTTTCCCATCCGCAAAGGGATATTTAAAAAGGTGGTCAACCACGTCAAGGCGGTGGACGGCGTCTCATTCTCCATAAGGGAGGGAGAGACACTGGGGGTCGTCGGAGAATCGGGGTGTGGTAAGTCCACCACCGGCCGTACCTTGATGCATCTTCTGGAGCCAACCGCCGGTTCGGTCTACTTCCAGGGCAAGGAGATAGGCCAGATGCTAAAGGAAGATCCCGGCAAAGTGAGACAGAACATCCAGATCATCTTCCAGGATCCCTACGGTAGCCTTAATCCCCGTATGACGGTAAAAGAGATAGTCGGCGAGGCGGTAAAGCTCTACGGCATAGCCAAGGGAGCCAAGGAACTGGACCGATACGTCACCGACGTGATAGTCAAGGCGGGGCTTAGGCCGGAGCACCGTTTTCGCCATCCTCACGAGTTCTCCGGCGGTCAGAGGCAGCGTATAGGAATAGCCAGAGCCCTGGCCCTCAATCCTAAGTTTATCGTCTGTGATGAGCCGGTGTCTGCCCTGGACGTCTCCATTCAGAGCCAGGTGCTCAACGAGCTCAGGGATCTCCAGCAGGATCTTGGATTGACCTATCTGTTTATAACCCACGATCTGTCGGTGGTTAAACACATCTCCGACAGGATAGCCATAATGTACCTGGGAAAAATAGTGGAGATAACCTCCAAGGCGTCCATGTTCTCCAACCCCCTTCACCCCTACACCAAGGCCCTTATGTCGGCGATTCCACTCCCCGATCCCACTATAAAGGTCCACAGGGTAGAGCTTAAAGGGGATATTCCCTCCCCTATCGATCCACCTGAAGGATGTCGCTTCCACACACGCTGTCCCTACGCCACAGACAGGTGCAGCGTGGAGGAACCCCTCCTTAAAGAGGTTGAGTCGGACCACCAGGTCGCCTGCTTCCTCCTCGACGACTGA
- a CDS encoding methylated-DNA--[protein]-cysteine S-methyltransferase produces MLLYDQVSTDWGGVLVAMDEKGVKLVRLYEGTKAPVPIFNVWKKSSAKLKDATDQLKAYFAGELKVFDLPLSLEGTPFQLQVWEALQKIPYGETRSYMEMALSMGNDKACRAVGGANGRNPIPVIIPCHRVVGSNGSLGGYSGGLGLKKRLLSIEGISLDSFER; encoded by the coding sequence ATGCTTCTTTACGATCAGGTTTCAACCGATTGGGGCGGTGTCCTAGTGGCTATGGACGAAAAAGGCGTTAAGTTGGTAAGGCTTTACGAGGGGACCAAGGCCCCTGTTCCCATATTCAACGTGTGGAAAAAATCTTCGGCAAAGCTAAAAGACGCCACCGACCAACTCAAGGCCTACTTCGCCGGTGAGCTTAAGGTTTTTGACCTGCCTCTCTCCCTTGAGGGAACCCCCTTTCAGCTTCAGGTCTGGGAGGCGTTGCAAAAAATCCCCTACGGAGAGACCCGGTCTTATATGGAGATGGCCCTCTCTATGGGCAACGACAAGGCCTGTCGTGCGGTAGGAGGCGCTAATGGCCGAAACCCTATCCCGGTGATAATCCCCTGTCACAGGGTCGTTGGTTCCAACGGATCCTTAGGGGGCTACTCCGGTGGGCTTGGGCTTAAAAAAAGGCTTTTATCCATCGAAGGGATATCTCTCGATTCTTTTGAGAGGTAA
- a CDS encoding DUF362 domain-containing protein has protein sequence MASKVFFCGIGSKTAEDNKGSKIVRLLESAGGKSVRKGDLTAIKLHFGESGCDSFIRPIFVKKAADWVKKQGGKPFLTDTGTLYTGSRKNAVDHLITALEHGFGYEVTGAPLIIADGLRGNDFVEIPVKGEIFSSVKIASDVVASDGMVVLSHFKGHVMGGFGGAVKNLAMGCAPAQGKKDQHSARMSVDRERCIGCGRCYRSCSTKAVSMGDHKASIDVELCIGCGECLTVCPASAISLDWRTDLPLFQRRMAEYALGAVTGRKRPTVYLNFIVDITPQCDCVPWSDDRVVGDVGFASSTDPVALDQACLDLINSRAGRDVFSDLYPRIDHMEQLRHGQAMGLGSLEYSLEEV, from the coding sequence TTGGCATCAAAGGTATTTTTCTGCGGTATAGGGTCAAAAACAGCGGAGGATAATAAGGGAAGTAAGATAGTCCGACTTCTGGAGTCGGCGGGAGGTAAGTCGGTCAGAAAAGGGGATTTGACCGCAATTAAGCTGCATTTCGGGGAAAGCGGTTGCGACTCTTTTATACGTCCTATCTTTGTGAAAAAAGCGGCAGACTGGGTAAAAAAGCAGGGAGGAAAGCCCTTTCTCACCGATACGGGAACCCTTTACACCGGGAGCAGAAAAAACGCGGTGGATCACCTGATCACCGCATTGGAGCATGGCTTTGGTTACGAGGTGACAGGAGCCCCTTTGATCATCGCCGATGGCCTAAGAGGCAACGATTTTGTAGAAATTCCCGTAAAGGGAGAGATTTTTTCGTCGGTAAAAATAGCCTCAGATGTGGTGGCATCCGACGGAATGGTGGTCCTTTCCCATTTCAAAGGCCACGTAATGGGAGGTTTCGGTGGGGCCGTCAAGAACTTGGCTATGGGCTGTGCTCCAGCTCAGGGCAAAAAAGACCAGCACTCCGCCAGGATGTCGGTGGATAGGGAAAGGTGCATAGGTTGTGGAAGATGTTACAGAAGCTGCTCCACCAAGGCGGTTTCTATGGGGGATCACAAGGCGTCCATAGACGTCGAGCTATGTATAGGATGTGGGGAGTGCTTGACGGTCTGTCCTGCGTCGGCTATCTCCCTTGACTGGCGAACCGACCTCCCCCTCTTTCAGAGGAGGATGGCTGAGTACGCTCTAGGAGCGGTGACGGGAAGAAAAAGACCTACGGTCTATCTGAACTTTATAGTGGATATCACTCCCCAGTGTGATTGCGTTCCCTGGAGCGATGACAGGGTCGTCGGTGACGTCGGTTTTGCGTCCTCTACGGATCCAGTGGCCCTTGATCAGGCCTGTCTCGATCTTATAAACAGCCGTGCCGGAAGGGACGTCTTTTCCGACCTGTATCCCAGGATAGACCACATGGAACAGCTTCGCCATGGGCAAGCTATGGGCCTGGGTTCGTTGGAATACTCTCTGGAGGAGGTGTAG
- a CDS encoding MATE family efflux transporter, translated as MTSVERSERMGYEPIGRLLLQFSIPAIVGMVASALYNIVDRMFIGHAVGPNGIAAITVAFPFFLLIISTGILIGVGSSSQISRGLGAGRPERAQKVMGNGFIAMLVSSVLVVTVGFTFMDDLMRLCGASPIIMPMTKDYMSIVLWGVPFQLIGFCCNYFIRAEGHPRYAMGTLILGAFANIVLDWIFIVKMGMGVKGAALGTVLAQFGAACWVIAFYVRGIGQLRFVRSAFRPDRSILAEMAAVGFSPFMMEMFFVVVMILFNRTLSRLGGEMAISAMGIFFSLDSILFMPAIGIGEGAQPLIGYNYGAGNFERVRKTVYLAMGAAVGFFICSLIVAQAFPKQLTMLFNKDSQELISMTVRAMRIGYLGLPMAGVAIISGFVFQALGKAKQSIILNLCRQFFFLLPPLLLLPPVFGVDGVWATFPIVDVGGGVLGWFMVRAEMKRWNNSLFEDN; from the coding sequence ATGACATCGGTAGAACGTTCCGAACGGATGGGATACGAGCCTATCGGCCGTCTCCTGCTCCAGTTCTCCATTCCCGCAATCGTGGGAATGGTAGCAAGTGCATTGTACAACATAGTGGACCGTATGTTTATAGGCCATGCGGTAGGACCTAACGGAATAGCGGCCATCACCGTGGCTTTCCCGTTTTTTTTGTTGATAATATCCACAGGTATACTGATAGGAGTGGGGTCGTCGTCCCAGATATCCCGGGGGCTAGGAGCCGGGAGGCCCGAGAGGGCCCAGAAGGTTATGGGCAACGGATTTATCGCCATGTTGGTTTCATCGGTTCTTGTGGTTACCGTAGGTTTTACCTTTATGGACGACCTGATGAGGCTCTGCGGTGCTAGCCCTATCATAATGCCTATGACTAAGGACTATATGTCCATAGTCCTGTGGGGAGTCCCTTTTCAGCTTATCGGCTTTTGCTGCAACTATTTTATTCGTGCTGAAGGGCATCCGAGGTATGCTATGGGAACCCTGATACTAGGGGCCTTCGCTAATATCGTTCTCGACTGGATATTTATAGTCAAGATGGGGATGGGCGTTAAAGGAGCGGCCCTCGGGACGGTCCTCGCCCAGTTTGGGGCGGCCTGCTGGGTTATAGCTTTTTACGTCAGAGGTATCGGACAGCTTCGTTTCGTCCGTTCGGCGTTCAGGCCCGATAGATCCATCCTAGCGGAGATGGCGGCGGTGGGCTTCTCTCCCTTTATGATGGAGATGTTCTTCGTCGTGGTGATGATCCTATTTAACCGGACCCTCAGTCGCTTAGGAGGGGAGATGGCCATCTCCGCTATGGGTATATTTTTCAGCTTAGACAGCATTCTCTTCATGCCGGCTATCGGAATAGGGGAGGGAGCACAGCCTCTCATCGGTTATAACTACGGTGCGGGCAACTTCGAGAGGGTCAGAAAAACGGTCTACTTGGCTATGGGTGCTGCGGTAGGCTTTTTTATCTGTTCCTTGATAGTGGCTCAGGCTTTTCCCAAACAGCTTACCATGCTCTTCAATAAAGACAGCCAGGAACTCATCTCAATGACCGTCAGGGCCATGAGAATAGGCTATCTAGGCCTTCCTATGGCAGGGGTCGCTATTATATCGGGCTTCGTGTTTCAGGCTTTAGGAAAGGCTAAGCAGAGCATCATACTTAACCTCTGTAGGCAGTTTTTCTTCCTTCTCCCTCCTTTGCTTCTTCTACCCCCTGTCTTTGGGGTGGACGGGGTTTGGGCGACGTTCCCTATCGTCGACGTAGGTGGAGGTGTCCTAGGTTGGTTTATGGTCAGAGCGGAGATGAAGCGGTGGAACAACTCGCTTTTTGAGGATAATTAG
- a CDS encoding ABC transporter ATP-binding protein has protein sequence MALLEVKNLKTYFDTDAGTVKAVDGVSFSIEPGKTLGIVGESGCGKSVTSLSIMRLLPKPVGRVAGGEILMNGKNLLDLSEPEMRKIRGNDISMIFQEPMTSLNPVYTIGEQIMEPLRLHQKMNDRQALERAVEMIDLVGIPSPKQRVTEYPHQLSGGMRQRAMIAMALACNPALLIADEPTTALDVTVQAQILDLMNELRERLNSAIMFITHDLGVIAQMAQRVVVMYAGKVVEEADVEPLYGTPKHPYTQGLLRSIPRMDSDRERLDVIPGVVPSPLNFPGGCKFHNRCDRCMDRCVREESPLYLLKGNRKVRCWLYEDSAEREGAEE, from the coding sequence ATGGCATTGCTGGAAGTTAAAAACCTGAAAACCTATTTCGACACCGACGCCGGAACCGTCAAGGCGGTTGACGGAGTCTCTTTCTCCATAGAGCCTGGAAAGACTTTAGGGATAGTGGGGGAATCGGGCTGTGGAAAGTCGGTTACGTCTTTGTCCATAATGCGGCTCCTCCCTAAGCCCGTCGGCAGAGTCGCAGGAGGAGAGATTTTAATGAACGGTAAAAATCTCCTCGACCTTTCCGAACCGGAGATGAGAAAGATCAGAGGAAACGATATCTCCATGATCTTTCAGGAACCTATGACCAGCCTTAACCCGGTTTACACCATAGGGGAGCAGATAATGGAGCCTCTGAGGCTCCACCAGAAAATGAACGATCGTCAGGCTTTGGAGCGGGCGGTGGAGATGATCGATCTGGTAGGCATTCCCTCCCCTAAACAGAGGGTGACCGAATACCCTCACCAGCTCTCCGGGGGGATGAGGCAGAGGGCGATGATAGCCATGGCCCTGGCCTGTAACCCCGCACTGCTCATAGCCGACGAGCCCACTACCGCCTTGGACGTCACAGTTCAAGCTCAGATACTGGATCTGATGAACGAGCTGCGGGAAAGGCTGAATTCGGCCATTATGTTCATAACCCACGACCTTGGGGTCATAGCTCAGATGGCCCAGAGGGTGGTAGTCATGTACGCAGGTAAGGTCGTCGAAGAGGCGGACGTAGAGCCTCTCTACGGAACCCCTAAGCACCCCTATACCCAAGGACTTCTCAGGTCCATTCCTAGAATGGACTCGGACAGGGAGAGACTGGACGTAATTCCCGGCGTCGTCCCCAGTCCCCTTAATTTCCCCGGGGGATGCAAGTTCCACAACCGTTGCGACCGCTGTATGGATCGATGCGTGAGGGAGGAATCTCCCCTCTATCTCCTCAAGGGAAATCGCAAGGTCCGTTGCTGGCTTTACGAGGACAGTGCCGAGAGAGAGGGGGCAGAGGAATGA
- a CDS encoding amidohydrolase gives MIAITGANIYTVSSGNIENGTVIVEGKTISAVGHNLEIPSGATVIDGSGCTVTPGLIDAHTHIGACPEGMPYTMTDENDMTNPSTPQLRILDSIYPFDEAFEEARKGGVTTVQVLPGSGNVVGGQGAVIKTFGLVVDEMAIASPSGMKAALGENPIGVYKEKHQMPTTRMGNAACMRATLQEAVNYKNQKEHNGKKKDDDKEPFEVKLDMEALLPVVNGTMPLRVHCHRADDIATAIRIAEEFDIKLTMEHCTEGHLIADFLAEKKAMAAVGPTLGCRPKIELRHMTWDTLKVFADKGIHFCIITDHPVTPVHTLMTCATMAHKAGLTREQALRAITLSAAEHLGLEDRLGSIEPGKDGDLVLWKGDPFDTRTEVKSTLIDGKVVYDA, from the coding sequence ATGATAGCCATAACAGGAGCCAATATATACACCGTATCGTCGGGAAACATAGAAAACGGGACGGTTATCGTCGAAGGCAAAACAATATCGGCGGTGGGACATAACCTGGAGATCCCATCAGGGGCCACGGTGATAGACGGCAGTGGCTGCACCGTTACACCGGGCCTGATAGACGCCCACACCCATATAGGAGCCTGCCCTGAGGGAATGCCCTACACCATGACCGACGAAAACGACATGACAAACCCCTCCACTCCCCAGCTAAGGATACTGGACTCAATATACCCTTTCGACGAGGCCTTCGAGGAGGCCAGAAAGGGAGGGGTCACAACTGTCCAGGTCCTGCCGGGAAGCGGTAACGTTGTCGGAGGACAGGGGGCGGTCATAAAGACCTTCGGCCTGGTGGTGGACGAAATGGCCATAGCCTCTCCATCGGGAATGAAAGCCGCTCTAGGGGAGAACCCCATAGGGGTCTATAAGGAGAAGCACCAGATGCCCACCACCAGAATGGGCAACGCCGCCTGCATGAGGGCCACCCTTCAGGAGGCGGTAAACTACAAAAACCAGAAGGAGCACAACGGAAAAAAGAAAGACGACGACAAAGAGCCCTTCGAGGTAAAGCTCGACATGGAGGCCCTCCTTCCGGTGGTGAACGGCACCATGCCCCTGAGAGTCCACTGCCATAGGGCGGACGACATAGCGACGGCTATCAGAATAGCGGAGGAATTCGACATAAAGTTGACCATGGAGCACTGCACCGAGGGACACCTCATAGCGGACTTCTTGGCGGAGAAAAAGGCCATGGCGGCGGTAGGGCCGACTTTGGGATGCCGACCTAAGATAGAACTCCGTCACATGACCTGGGACACGCTGAAAGTATTCGCCGACAAGGGGATACATTTTTGCATAATAACCGACCATCCCGTAACCCCGGTCCACACCCTTATGACCTGTGCGACAATGGCCCACAAGGCGGGGCTGACCAGGGAACAGGCCCTGAGGGCGATCACCCTCTCCGCAGCGGAGCACCTCGGTCTTGAGGACAGATTGGGCTCTATAGAGCCGGGCAAAGACGGAGACCTGGTCCTTTGGAAGGGAGACCCTTTCGACACCAGAACAGAGGTCAAATCCACCTTAATAGACGGCAAGGTAGTTTACGACGCATAA